One genomic segment of Penaeus monodon isolate SGIC_2016 chromosome 31, NSTDA_Pmon_1, whole genome shotgun sequence includes these proteins:
- the LOC119593072 gene encoding uncharacterized protein LOC119593072 — translation MGDKELANGVDNPTPQSLVTAEHVQAALRKDKGPDARLTSWSVEDFTRKGDNYACVVSSVRASYTEGKEGGEVVYVVKLNPCRNLESFREFTHTIFEKECRFYLSLVPELNRMLEGAGQTLLRVPRCYHGTLENDREMIFLEDLRPKGFKMFDRKKGLDVAHATLILQELARLHAASVLLQAETPDEDLSEKYSFLKRDWLDVGSDSPRSIQSLFDGYLRNAIEILETVGGYERAIAWVESLRPDLEQIFKTKLGLTKFNVVCHGDCWNNNVLFRYDEEGCPVEVMLLDLQLCRRASPATDLNYLLYTSITGDVRKPNLEKFLASYYAVFASVLRSVDFKDFPSEKELTEAFREHNVIAAIFAIMIVPIVLMESEDVPELSTLTDDNLDDVMDEFKGNALKLLDSNPMMKPRFLSMFDEFMETGLIP, via the exons ATGGGTGACAAAG AACTAGCGAACGGCGTCGACAACCCCACGCCGCAGAGTCTGGTCACGGCGGAGCACGTCCAAGCGGCCCTGCGCAAGGACAAGGGCCCTGACGCTCGCCTCACCTCCTGGAGCGTGGAGGACTTCACCAGGAAGGGCGATAACTATGCCTGCGTCGTGAGCAGCGTGCGAGCAAGCTACACGGAGGGTAAGGAGGGCGGGGAGGTCGTGTACGTCGTGAAGCTGAACCCGTGTAGGAATCTGGAATCGTTCAGGGAGTTCACCCACACGATCTTCGAGAAGGAGTGCCGGTTCTACCTGTCGCTCGTCCCCGAACTGAACCGGATGCTGGAGGGCGCCGGCCAGACCCTCCTGCGGGTGCCGAGGTGTTATCACGGTACACTCGAGAACGACAGAGAAATGATATTCTTAGAAGACCTCCGGCCAAAAGGCTTCAAGATGTTCGACCGCAAAAAGGGCCTCGACGTTGCCCACGCCACTCTGATCCTGCAGGAGCTCGCCAGACTCCACGCAGCGTCCGTCCTCCTGCAGGCAGAGACTCCCGACGAAGACCTGTCCGAAAAATACAGCTTTCTCAAACGCGACTGGCTTGATGTCGGGAGCGACTCGCCTCGCAGCATTCAGTCCCTCTTTGACGGCTACCTTCGCAACGCCATCGAGATTCTGGAGACTGTGGGCGGCTACGAGAGGGCCATAGCATGGGTGGAGAGCCTCAGGCCAGACTTGGAACAGATCTTCAAGACGAAACTGGGATTGACGAAGTTCAACGTGGTCTGTCATGGCGACTGCTGGAATAACAACGTTTTATTCAG GTACGACGAGGAAGGCTGCCCCGTGGAGGTGATGCTCCTCGACCTGCAGCTGTGCCGCAGGGCCTCCCCCGCCACCGACCTCAACTACCTCCTGTACACCAGCATCACGGGCGACGTCAGGAAGCCCAACCTCGAGAAATTCTTGGCTTCTTACTACGCCGTCTTCGCCTCGGTCCTCCGCTCGGTTGATTTCAAGGACTTCCCTTCGGAAAAGGAACTGACGGAGGCCTTTCGGGAACACAACGTCATCGCAGCCATCTTCGCCATAATGATCGTACCCATCGTCCTCATGGAATCCGAAGACGTGCCAGAGCTCTCGACGCTCACGGATGACAACCTCGATGATGTCATGGACGAGTTCAAGGGCAATGCGCTGAAGTTGCTTGATTCGAATCCTATGATGAAGCCTCGGTTTCTCTCCATGTTCGACGAGTTCATGGAAACAGGACTCATTCCTTGA